The following proteins come from a genomic window of Vallitaleaceae bacterium 9-2:
- a CDS encoding DUF2313 domain-containing protein, with translation MDNRPLIDYLPQVLKEVREYKAIMATEEPELRTLWTALEDALKDNFVSEATEHGVLRLESILKITPKAADTLTDRRFRIKARFNEQLPYTFRTLEERLRTLCGEDGYTCELLSDSHMLSVRVEVVAKGQYSAVEELLHRLAPANLIIDLELRYNQNATLKNFTHAQLSAYTHKHLKEEVII, from the coding sequence GTGGATAATAGACCATTGATTGATTATTTACCGCAGGTTCTTAAGGAGGTCAGGGAATATAAGGCGATCATGGCGACAGAAGAACCGGAACTCAGGACGTTGTGGACAGCCCTTGAGGATGCGTTGAAGGACAACTTTGTTAGCGAAGCAACAGAACACGGAGTGCTCAGACTGGAAAGCATCCTAAAAATCACGCCAAAAGCAGCAGATACGTTGACAGATAGAAGATTTAGAATCAAGGCAAGGTTCAATGAACAACTTCCATATACCTTTAGAACATTGGAAGAACGCTTGAGGACTCTTTGTGGTGAAGATGGATATACATGTGAGTTGCTGAGTGATAGTCATATGCTAAGCGTTCGAGTAGAGGTGGTTGCAAAAGGACAATATAGTGCAGTTGAAGAATTGCTTCATCGTTTAGCCCCAGCAAACTTAATAATTGACTTAGAACTAAGATACAATCAAAACGCAACATTAAAAAACTTTACACATGCGCAATTAAGCGCTTATACGCATAAACATTTAAAAGAAGAGGTGATTATTTAA
- a CDS encoding hemolysin XhlA family protein, which yields MNEETCIEKHNNINQRLDVHDKRLNNHSQRIDELEQHRSRTETKIENLCEQIKSLVTTIKWAMGLTIGTLLSFFIWYIQNL from the coding sequence ATGAACGAGGAAACTTGCATTGAAAAACATAATAATATCAACCAGCGCCTAGATGTGCACGACAAGAGATTGAACAATCATTCTCAGAGAATCGATGAGCTTGAACAGCATCGATCGCGCACAGAGACGAAGATTGAAAATCTGTGTGAACAAATCAAATCGTTGGTAACTACTATTAAATGGGCTATGGGCTTAACAATTGGAACGTTGTTAAGCTTTTTTATTTGGTATATACAAAATCTTTAG
- a CDS encoding M23 family metallopeptidase yields MRIDPIDKVKKFHNGVDIRANIGTPLLAVADGEVIISKVNGGGAKKGYGYYIVVQHKGFVTLSAHLNRLGAPVGTLVKKGQVIGYTGNSGKSTGPHLHFEVHDTDRITNTFFNRDVTGKMATSINPKTFKWVPDYVQRMIDSDFDRVDDWVAFIEQHKNDEGIGRFLEEAFMKLS; encoded by the coding sequence ATGCGAATAGATCCTATAGACAAAGTAAAAAAGTTTCATAATGGTGTCGATATTCGAGCGAATATCGGCACACCGCTTTTGGCGGTAGCAGATGGAGAAGTAATTATATCCAAAGTAAATGGTGGAGGAGCTAAGAAGGGGTATGGATATTATATCGTAGTGCAGCATAAAGGGTTTGTAACCTTATCAGCGCATTTAAATCGTTTAGGCGCACCAGTTGGAACGTTAGTGAAAAAGGGTCAGGTTATTGGATATACAGGCAATTCTGGAAAGTCAACAGGACCGCACCTACACTTTGAAGTGCATGATACAGATAGAATAACCAATACCTTCTTTAATAGAGATGTAACAGGCAAGATGGCAACAAGTATTAATCCTAAAACTTTCAAATGGGTTCCGGATTATGTTCAACGTATGATTGACTCTGATTTTGACCGTGTAGATGATTGGGTGGCATTTATTGAGCAGCACAAAAACGATGAAGGAATAGGTAGATTTTTAGAAGAAGCGTTTATGAAGTTAAGCTAA